Proteins encoded within one genomic window of Rhinolophus sinicus isolate RSC01 linkage group LG14, ASM3656204v1, whole genome shotgun sequence:
- the ADAMTSL4 gene encoding ADAMTS-like protein 4, whose product MEKLVDRARLCLMLLLSLPRLCLDQEVLSGHALQTPPEEGQGPEGVWGPWDQWASCSQPCGVGVQRRTRACQLPTAQLPQGLPLPPRPPRHPETLLPRSQGPRPQTSQEALPLYRPQPRGRGGPLRGSASPLGREEAQEIQGARRSRVRDPIKPGMFGYGRVPFALPLHRNRRHPGRPPRSELSQTSELPALPPGAEPSSAKHTPQIQFLPTELSAHTLSSPAEPPGPEAAQTEVPSRIRPAPTGPHPGAQASGREHPLPTPSPGEIGSFHMSPQPRMSSSQGWASPQVAERHPNPLLSVPRGRGQQSREPWRPGGILHRSIAESAPRHPDGWLPLLRPGSHSTSQWSLFAPSSPVPRCSGEREQLRACSQAPCPPEQPDPRALQCAAFDPQEFMGQLYQWEPFTEVQGSQRCELNCRPRGFRFYVRHTEKVQDGTLCQPGALDICVAGRCLSPGCDGILGSGRRPDGCGVCGGDDSTCRLVSGNLTDRGGPLGYQKVLWIPAGASRLQIAQLRPSSNYLALRGPGGRSIINGNWAVDPPGSYTAGGTVFRYNRPPREEGTGESLSAEGPTTQPVDVYMIFQEENPGVFYQYVISSPPPNLENPTPEPRTPQLQPEILRVESAPASAPRPARTPGTLQRQVRIPQVPAPPHPRTPLGSPTGFWKRVGHSECSASCGKGVWHPIFLCISRESGEELDEHSCAVGARPPASPEPCHGPPCPPYWETGEWTSCSRSCGPGSQQRQLRCRQEFGGGGSSVPPERCAHLPRPNITQSCQLRLCGHWEVRSPWSQCSVRCGRGQRTRHVRCVGNNGDEVSERECVSGPPRPPSREACDMGPCTTAWFHSDWSSKCSAECGTGIQRRSVVCLGSGEAHGAGREEAAVGASEQTCAPGSRPSDMRACSLGPCEMTWCWYTGPWAECSSDCGPGTQRRDVICVSKLGTEFNVTSPSNCSHLPRPPALQPCQGQDCQDRWFSTPWSPCSRSCQGGVQTREVQCLTANQTLSVRCPLHLRPSRKRPCNSQPCSQRPDDQCKDSSPHCPLVVQARLCVYPYYTATCCRSCAHVLERSPAKPT is encoded by the exons ATGGAGAAGCTGGTGGACAG GGCCCGGTTGTGTCTGATGCTGCTTCTGTCCCTCCCTCGGCTCTGCCTGGATCAGGAG GTGTTGTCTGGACACGCTCTTCAGACACCCCCTGAGGAGGGCCAGGGCCCTGAGGGCGTCTGGGGTCCTTGGGACCAGTGGGCCTCTTGCTCCCagccctgtggggtgggggtgcagcgCAGGACCCGGGCATGTCAGCTGCCTACAGCTCAGCTCCCCCAGGGCCTACCCCTCCCACCCCGGCCCCCAAGACATCCAGAAACCCTGCTTCCCCGGAGTCAGGGCCCCAGACCCCAGACTTCCCAAGAAGCCCTCCCCCTGTACAGGCCACAGCCCCGGGGAAGAGGTGGCCCACTTCGAGGCTCTGCTTCCCCATTAGGGAGAGAGGAGGCCCAAGAGATTCAAGGAGCcaggag GTCCCGGGTTCGAGACCCCATCAAACCAGGAATGTTTGGTTATGGAAGAGTGCCCTTTGCTTTGCCACTCCATCGGAACCGCAGGCACCCAGGGAGACCGCCCAGATCTGAGTTGTCCCAGACCTCAGAGCTTCCAGCCCTGCCTCCAGGAGCAGAGCCGTCCTCTGCAAAGCACACCCCTCAAATTCAGTTCCTTCCTACGGAACTGTCTGCCCACACTCTGTCCTCCCCAGCAGAGCCCCCAGGCCCTGAAGCTGCTCAGACAGAAGTGCCCTCTAGAATCAGGCCTGCCCCCACAGGGCCCCACCCTGGAGCCCAGGCCTCTGGCAGAGAgcaccccctgcccaccccctccccaggagaAATTGGCTCCTTCCACATGTCCCCTCAGCCAAGAATGTCAAGTTCCCAAGGTTGGGCCAGTCCCCAGGTGGCAGAGAGACACCCTAATCCTCTCCTTTCTGTGCCTCGGGGCCGAGGCCAGCAGAGCCGGGAGCCCTGGAGACCTGGGGGCATTCTTCATCGGTCCATCGCGGAGTCTGCCCCTCGCCACCCAGATGGCTGGTTGCCTCTGCTGAGGCCTGGCTCCCACTCCACCTCCCAGTGGAGCCTGTTTGCTCCCAGTAGCCCCGTCCCAAGGTGTTCTGGGGAGAGAGAGCAGCTGAGAGCCTGCAGCCAAGCG ccctgcCCCCCTGAGCAGCCAGACCCCCGGGCCCTGCAGTGTGCAGCCTTTGACCCCCAGGAGTTCATGGGCCAGCTGTACCAGTGGGAACCCTTCACAGAAG TTCAGGGCTCCCAACGCTGTGAACTGAACTGTCGTCCCCGTGGCTTCCGCTTCTATGTCCGTCACACTGAAAAGGTCCAGGATGGGACCCTGTGTCAGCCCGGAGCCCTAGACATCTGTGTGGCTGGACGCTGTCTG AGCCCAGGCTGTGACGGGATCCTCGGCTCTGGCAGGCGTCCAGATGGCTGTGGAGTCTGTGGGGGTGATGATTCTACGTGTCGCCTCGTCTCGGGGAACCTCACCGACCGCGGGGGCCCTCTCGGCTATCAGAAGGTGCTGTGGATTCCTGCCGGAGCCTCCCGGCTCCAGATTGCCCAGCTCCGGCCCAGCTCCAACTACCTGG CACTGCGAGGCCCTGGGGGTCGGTCCATCATCAATGGAAACTGGGCCGTGGATCCCCCTGGGTCCTACACGGCCGGAGGAACTGTCTTCCGGTACAACCGTCCTCCTCGAGAGGAGGGCACGGGGGAGAGTCTGTCAGCCGAGGGCCCCACCACCCAGCCTGTGGACGTCTAT aTGATCTTTCAGGAGGAAAACCCAGGTGTTTTTTATCAGTATGtcatctcttcccctcctccaaaCCTGGAGAACCCAACGCCAGAGCCCCGTACCCCTCAACTCCAGCCTG AGATTTTGAGGGTAGAGTCCGCGCCTGCTTCGGCGCCCCGCCCTGCCCGGACCCCGGGCACCCTCCAGCGTCAGGTGCGAATCCCCCAGgtgcccgccccaccccaccccaggacacCCCTTGGGTCTCCAACTGGATTCTGGAAGCGAGTGGGACATTCCGAGTGCTCGGCATCCTGTGGAAAAG GTGTTTGGCACCCCATCTTCCTCTGCATTTCTCGTGAGTCAGGAGAGGAACTGGATGAACACAGTTGTGCCGTGGGTGCCAGGCCCCCAGCCTCCCCGGAACCCTGCCATGGCCCCCCATGTCCCCCATA CTGGGAGACTGGCGAGTGGACGTCCTGCAGCCGCTCCTGTGGCCCCGGGTCCCAGCAGCGCCAGCTCCGCTGCCGGCAGGAGTTTGGGGGGGGTGGCTCGTCAGTACCTCCGGAACGCTGTGCACACCTGCCCCGGCCCAACATCACCCAGTCCTGCCAGCTGCGCCTCTGTGGCCATTGGGAGGTTCGTTCCCCCTGGAGCCAG TGTTCTGTGCGGTGCGGGCGTGGACAGAGGACCCGGCACGTTCGCTGTGTGGGAAACAACGGAGATGAAGTGAGCGAGCGGGAGTGCGTGTCAGGCCCCCCGCGGCCCCCCAGCAGAGAGGCCTGTGACATGGGGCCCTGTACCACAGCCTGGTTCCACAGCGACTGGAGCTCCAAG TGCTCCGCTGAGTGTGGGACAGGAATCCAGCGACGTTCTGTGGTCTGCCTCGGGAGTGGGGAGGCCCATGGGGCAGGCCGGGAGGAAGCAGCAGTAGGAGCCAGTGAGCAGACCTGTGCCCCAGGAAGCCGCCCCTCCGACATGCGCGCCTGCAGCTTGGGGCCCTGCGAGATGACATGGTGCTGGTACACAGGGCCCTGGGCCGAG TGCTCCTCAGATTGTGGCCCTGGCACACAGCGTAGAGACGTCATCTGTGTGTCCAAACTGGGGACCGAGTTCAACGTGACTTCTCCTAGCAACTGTTCCCACCTGCCCAGGCCGCCTGCCCTGCAGCCCTGTCAGGGGCAGGATTGCCAGGACCGATGGTTTTCTACGCCCTGGAGTCCG TGTTCTCGCTCCTGCCAGGGTGGCGTGCAGACAAGGGAGGTCCAGTGCCTCACCGCCAACCAGACCCTCAGCGTCCGGTGCCCCCTTCACCTGCGGCCATCCAGGAAACGACCCTGTAACAGCCAACCCTGCAGCCAGCGCCCCG ATGATCAATGCAAGGACAGCTCTCCACATTGCCCCCTGGTGGTACAGGCCCGGCTTTGCGTCTATCCCTACTACACCGCCACCTGTTGCCGCTCTTGCGCCCACGTCCTGGAGCGGTCCCCCGCGAAGCCCACCTGA